One segment of Schistocerca cancellata isolate TAMUIC-IGC-003103 chromosome 2, iqSchCanc2.1, whole genome shotgun sequence DNA contains the following:
- the LOC126162602 gene encoding cuticle protein 18.6-like, with product MVCKLIVLSVVVAVASAGYLGAPAVYAPGAPLAARAYAAPAYAAPIARYAAPVARAYAAPVARAYAPAVAAAPAAVAAEYDPHPEYSFAYNVQDALTGDSKTQHESRSGDVVQGSYSLAEPDGSIRTVDYTADPVNGFNAVVHKEAGAHPAAAAPVAVAHAPVAVAAPARAYAAPIARAAYAAPLARAAYAPALAYGGAYHG from the exons ATGGTGTGCAAG ttGATCGTCCTGTCCGTGGTGGTGGCCGTGGCTAGCGCCGGCTACCTGGGCGCCCCGGCCGTCTACGCCCCCGGTGCACCTCTGGCTGCCCGCGCCTACGCTGCTCCCGCCTACGCCGCCCCCATCGCTCGTTACGCCGCCCCCGTCGCTAGAGCCTACGCCGCCCCCGTAGCCAGGGCCTACGCCCCAGCtgtcgctgccgcccccgccgccgtcgCTGCCGAGTACGACCCGCACCCCGAGTACAGCTTCGCCTACAACGTGCAGGACGCCCTCACCGGTGACTCCAAGACCCAGCACGAGAGCCGCAGCGGTGACGTCGTCCAGGGCAGCTACAGCCTGGCCGAACCCGACGGCTCCATCCGTACCGTCGACTACACTGCCGACCCCGTCAACGGCTTCAACGCCGTCGTGCACAAGGAGGCCGGTGCccaccccgccgccgccgcccctgtCGCCGTCGCCCACGCCCCCGTGGCCGTCGCCGCCCCCGCCAGGGCTTACGCCGCACCCATCGCTAGGGCTGCCTACGCCGCCCCTCTCGCTAGGGCTGCCTACGCCCCCGCCCTGGCCTACGGTGGTGCCTACCATGGTTAA